The following proteins are co-located in the Silene latifolia isolate original U9 population chromosome 1, ASM4854445v1, whole genome shotgun sequence genome:
- the LOC141613638 gene encoding uncharacterized protein LOC141613638 isoform X2, whose protein sequence is MGEVPRPKSPPGYVELYSKRRQHAKLQILENEISYLQEELKSLEDVQPTSRSCKELNEYLTAKSDPLIAVGNQKTSKSDGSGKRTRSKSPWKCCLSGCCKTNEANNQQMTSKSCCCARDHCCMKCNGFKNLTCFPQNCCKFKLCSDCSCRCCC, encoded by the exons ATGGGAGAGGTGCCAAGGCCAAAGTCACCACCGGGTTACGTGGAGTTGTATAGCAAGCGCCGTCAACATGCTAAGCTTCAGATTCTCGAGAACGAAATCAGTTACCTTCAG GAAGAGTTGAAGTCACTAGAGGATGTTCAACCTACTTCTAGGTCCTGCAAAGA GCTCAACGAGTATTTAACAGCAAAATCAGATCCATTGATAGCTGT CGGAAATCAAAAGACTTCTAAATCAGACGGCTCTGGGAAGAGAACCAG GAGCAAATCGCCGTGGAAATGCTGTTTAAGTGGTTGCTGTAAAACGAACGAGGCAAATAATCAGCAGATGACATCAAAGAGCTGTTGCTGCGCAAGGGACCATTGTTGTATGAAATGTAATGGTTTTAAGAACTTGACATGTTTTCCTCAGAATTGTTGCAAGTTTAAACTTTGCTCAGATTGCAGCTGTCGCTGTTGTTGTTGA
- the LOC141613638 gene encoding guanine nucleotide-binding protein subunit gamma 4-like isoform X1 has translation MGEVPRPKSPPGYVELYSKRRQHAKLQILENEISYLQEELKSLEDVQPTSRSCKELNEYLTAKSDPLIAVGNQKTSKSDGSGKRTRSKSCLKSPWKCCLSSCCKTNEANHQQMTSKSCCCSRDHCCMKCNGCKNLTCFPQNCCKLKLCSNCNCCCCC, from the exons ATGGGAGAGGTGCCAAGGCCAAAGTCACCACCGGGTTACGTGGAGTTGTATAGCAAGCGCCGTCAACATGCTAAGCTTCAGATTCTCGAGAACGAAATCAGTTACCTTCAG GAAGAGTTGAAGTCACTAGAGGATGTTCAACCTACTTCTAGGTCCTGCAAAGA GCTCAACGAGTATTTAACAGCAAAATCAGATCCATTGATAGCTGT CGGAAATCAAAAGACTTCTAAATCAGACGGCTCTGGGAAGAGAACCAG GAGCAAATCTTGTCTTAAATCGCCGTGGAAATGCTGTCTAAGCAGTTGCTGTAAAACGAACGAGGCAAATCATCAGCAGATGACATCAAAGAGCTGTTGCTGCTCAAGGGACCATTGTTGTATGAAATGTAATGGTTGTAAGAACTTGACATGTTTTCCTCAGAATTGTTGCAAGTTGAAACTTTGCTCAAATTGcaactgctgctgctgttgttga
- the LOC141613629 gene encoding uncharacterized protein LOC141613629 has protein sequence MAAKTVKSNPSSIEGDKHRHMDREIKNMISALTTRLAGGSHHLGDKDESGVGIITLAGSNTGATMRGDLLGRHENHEHDHEDLPSDELEGLDTYVNNNFQGVNNSIMFEASYSSNDPGVHVEIDDVVFPHGHKHNKHGKKGTKKGKEVAHGNHPDSEFSE, from the coding sequence ATGGCGGCTAAGACGGTCAAGTCAAATCCATCTTCTATAGAAGGTGATAAACATAGGCATATGGACCGCGAGATTAAGAACATGATTTCTGCACTCACCACCCGTCTGGCTGGGGGGAGCCACCACTTGGGGGACAAGGATGAATCTGGGGTAGGTATCATCACTTTAGCCGGGTCCAATACTGGGGCCACCATGAGGGGAGATTTGTTAGGCCGTCATGAGAACCATGAACACGACCACGAGGATTTACCAAGTGATGAGCTTGAAGGTTTGGACACCTATGTTAACAATAATTTTCAAGGTGTTAATAATTCAATCATGTTTGAGGCTAGCTACTCTTCTAATGATCCCGGTGTCCATGTGGAAATTGATGATGTGGTGTTTCCGCATGGTCATAAGCACAACAAACATGGGAAGAAGGGAACGAAAAAAGGAAAGGAGGTTGCTCATGGAAACCATCCAGATTCCGAGTTTTCTGAATGA
- the LOC141613622 gene encoding cation/calcium exchanger 4-like, with protein MGILSLSNPRKKSPFHGIFNGLCAVTLFFLFYNRDDIVTNTLLRKSAVINHNYQHNHVKSKEGYVQVGIFRRKMVEISDNSTNLGNGSFTDGVLSGENAVFCVGVHKHVGFNSKCEYLKAHPECSTGGFLDYLQFFYCKCQTLGVLGYVVLGIWLAALFYLLGNTAADYFCCSLEKLSSILKLPPTVAGVTLLPLGNGAPDVFASIAAFVGTGAGEVGLNSVLGGAVFVTSVVVGTVSLLVANKRVHIDRRCFIRDLSFFLLAILSLLLILVVGRINVWAAVAFLMIYVCYAFVVAANEMLKRGAHRLKLDAVTPLLPVRGSVFTQGNVEGDAVYSPLLDFESETEAPQLHPSLPQWMWASNVAIYSHNSLRVDSDRPPWGWNDEQGEAESSLFSFPRLLSILELPLSVPRRLTIPRVEEDSWSKPYAVASASLAPILIVFLWTSLNEPSSVGKEVAYIIGLAIGCILGVCAYRYTKIDRPPQRFLLPWVIGGFLMSIVWFYIIASELVGLLVGLGIILGINPSILGLTVLAWGNSMGDLVSDIALALNGGDGVQIAFSGCYAGPMFNTLIGLGISLLLGALSARPAAYVVPKDPSLFYTIGFLLAGLLWAIVVLLRKDMRPSKTLGIGLISLYLIFLSSRAITAMSVGG; from the coding sequence ATGGGTATATTGAGTTTGTCAAACCCTAGAAAGAAATCCCCTTTTCATGGGATTTTCAATGGTTTATGTGCTGTGACCTTGTTTTTCTTGTTTTATAATAGAGATGATATTGTTACCAATACATTACTTAGGAAATCAGCTGTGATTAATCATAATTATCAGCATAATCATGTTAAATCAAAAGAGGGGTATGTTCAAGTCGGGATTTTTCGTCGTAAAATGGTGGAAATTAGTGATAATTCAACAAATTTGGGAAATGGGTCTTTCACAGATGGTGTTTTAAGTGGAGAGAATGCTGTGTTTTGTGTTGGGGTGCATAAACATGTGGGTTTTAACTCGAAATGTGAGTATTTGAAGGCACATCCGGAATGTTCGACAGGCGGGTTCTTGGATTACCTGCAGTTCTTCTATTGTAAGTGCCAGACACTTGGGGTGTTGGGGTATGTTGTGTTGGGTATTTGGCTTGCTGCATTGTTTTACCTTCTTGGTAATACTGCTGCTGATTATTTTTGTTGTTCGCTGGAGAAGCTGTCGAGTATCTTGAAATTGCCTCCTACTGTTGCCGGGGTCACTCTCCTTCCTCTTGGGAATGGAGCACCTGATGTGTTTGCTAGCATTGCTGCTTTTGTCGGTACGGGTGCTGGTGAGGTTGGATTGAATAGTGTGTTGGGTGGGGCTGTTTTTGTGACTAGTGTCGTTGTAGGTACTGTTTCGTTGTTGGTGGCTAATAAGCGAGTTCATATTGATAGGAGATGCTTTATTAGGGATCTTAGCTTCTTTCTCCTTGCTATTTTATCGCTTTTGTTGATCTTGGTGGTTGGAAGGATAAATGTTTGGGCAGCTGTTGCTTTTTTGATGATATATGTGTGTTATGCCTTTGTTGTTGCCGCGAATGAGATGTTGAAGAGGGGGGCCCATAGACTGAAATTAGATGCTGTCACGCCGTTGCTCCCTGTGAGAGGTAGTGTTTTCACCCAAGGAAATGTTGAAGGCGATGCAGTTTACAGTCCACTGCTAGACTTCGAGAGTGAGACTGAAGCTCCCCAACTTCATCCTTCTTTACCACAGTGGATGTGGGCTTCAAATGTGGCTATTTACTCACATAATTCGTTGAGAGTTGATAGTGATAGACCTCCTTGGGGTTGGAATGATGAGCAGGGTGAAGCCGAAAGTTCCTTGTTTTCCTTCCCAAGGCTTTTATCAATCCTGGAGCTTCCTTTGTCGGTCCCAAGACGTTTAACAATTCCAAGGGTCGAGGAGGATTCATGGTCAAAGCCGTATGCTGTCGCAAGTGCCTCATTGGCTCCAATTCTAATCGTATTTCTATGGACTTCATTGAATGAACCTAGTTCGGTTGGCAAAGAGGTGGCCTACATAATTGGGCTGGCAATTGGTTGCATCCTTGGAGTATGCGCATATCGTTACACTAAGATCGATCGTCCACCTCAGAGATTCTTATTACCATGGGTCATTGGGGGTTTCCTTATGAGTATTGTTTGGTTTTACATCATTGCGAGTGAACTTGTTGGTCTCTTAGTGGGGTTAGGCATCATATTAGGAATTAACCCGTCAATTCTGGGATTGACCGTACTGGCATGGGGAAACTCAATGGGGGATCTGGTCTCTGATATAGCTCTGGCCTTGAACGGCGGAGATGGAGTACAAATTGCCTTCTCAGGTTGCTACGCGGGTCCCATGTTCAACACACTGATTGGTCTGGGTATCTCTTTGCTTCTGGGTGCCTTGTCAGCGAGGCCTGCTGCGTATGTAGTTCCTAAAGATCCTAGCTTGTTTTACACAATTGGGTTTTTATTAGCGGGACTTCTATGGGCCATTGTGGTTTTGCTACGTAAGGATATGCGACCCTCTAAGACATTGGGGATTGGTCTTATATCCCTATACCTGATCTTCCTATCCTCTAGGGCTATCACTGCCATGAGTGTTGGCGGTTAA
- the LOC141613649 gene encoding aldehyde dehydrogenase family 7 member B4, whose amino-acid sequence MGFDQKEYEFLKEIEIGPHNIGCYVGGKWKANGSTISTVNPATNKPIAEVVEGSLEDYEEGMKACVEASTMWKQLPAPKRGDIVRQIGDALRANLDHLGRLVSLEMGKILPEGIGEVQEIIDMCDFAVGLSRQLNGSIIPSERPNHAMLEVWNPLGIIGVITAFNFPSAVLGWNACLALVCGNCVVWKGAPTTPLVTIGLTKVIASVLEKNNLPGAIFTALCGGADIGQAIAEDTRIQLVSFTGSSKVGQIVQQTVNQRFGKCLLELSGNNAIIVMDDADIKLASRSVLFAAVGTAGQRCTTCRRLLLHESVYEKVLEQLLAAYKQVKIGDPLEKGTLLGPLHTKTSKENFAKGIEVIKSQGGKILTGGSVIESEGNFVQPTIVEISPDADVVKEELFAPVLYVMKFKTLEEAIEINNSVPQGLSSSIFTKRPEAIFKWIGPSGSDCGIVNVNIPTNGAEIGGAFGGEKATGGGREAGSDSWKQYMRRATCTINYGSELPLAQGINFG is encoded by the exons ATGGGATTTGATCAAAAAGAGTATGAATTTCTGAAAGAGATTGAGATTGGACCTCATAATATAGGATGTTATGTGGGTGGAAAATGGAAAGCAAATGGTTCTACCATTTCTACGGTTAATCCTGCTACTAATAAG CCCATTGCTGAGGTTGTTGAGGGTTCATTGGAAGACTATGAAGAAGGGATGAAAGCTTGTGTAGAAGCTTCGACGATGTGGAAGCAG TTGCCAGCACCAAAAAGAGGTGATATCGTTAGACAGATAGGTGATGCATTAAGGGCTAATCTTGACCATCTTGGCCGATTGGTCTCACTTGAAATGGGAAAGATACTGCCTGAAGGGATCGGAGAGGTTCAG GAGATTATTGATATGTGTGACTTTGCTGTCGGGTTGAGTCGACAACTGAATGGTTCAATTATTCCTTCAGAGC GTCCGAATCATGCAATGCTGGAG GTCTGGAATCCTCTTGGGATAATAGGTGTGATCACGGCTTTCAATTTCCCATCTGCTGTTCTAG GTTGGAATGCTTGTCTTGCACTTGTATGTGGTAACTGTGTCGTCTG GAAAGGTGCCCCAACAACACCGTTGGTTACTATTGGATTGACCAAGGTCATAGCAAGTGTACTAGAGAAGAATAACTTGCCGGGAGCAATTTTCACCGCTCTTTGCGGTGGGGCTGATATTGGTCAAGCAATTGCGGAAGATACACGTATTCAGCTTGTTTCATTTACCGGAAGCTCTAAG GTTGGCCAAATTGTTCAACAAACTGTAAATCAGAGATTCGGAAAATGCTTGCTTGAATTAAGTGGAAATAATGCCATAATCGTCATGGATGACGCTGATATAAAGCTTGCTTCACGTTCTGTTCTTTTCGCTGCTGTTGGAACTGCTGGTCAGCGTTGTACAACCTGTCGTAGACTG CTCCTCCATGAAAGCGTATACGAGAAAGTACTTGAGCAACtgctggctgcctacaaacaagTGAAAATTGGGGACCCTTTGGAGAAAGGTACCTTACTTGGGCCATTACATACCAAGACTTCCAAGGAGAATTTCGCAAAGGGGATCGAGGTCATAAAGTCCCAG GGTGGGAAGATCCTTACTGGCGGCTCCGTCATAGAATCTGAAGGCAACTTTGTTCAGCCCACAATTGTTGAGATTTCTCCTGACGCGGATGTTGTGAAAGAAGAGTTGTTCGCTCCGGTGCTCTATGTTATGAAGTTCAAG ACGCTAGAAGAAGCGATAGAAATCAACAACTCGGTTCCCCAAGGATTGAGTAGTTCTATTTTCACTAAAAGACCTGAAGCTATCTTTAAATGGATCGG GCCTTCAGGAAGTGACTGTGGAATAGTGAATGTAAACATACCGACAAATGGTGCTGAAATAGGAGGTGCATTTGGAGGTGAGAAGGCAACCGGAGGTGGAAGAGAAGCAGGAAGCGACTCATGGAAGCAGTACATGAGACGTGCTACCTG TACAATCAATTATGGAAGTGAACTGCCGCTGGCCCAAGGAATCAATTTCGGTTAG
- the LOC141616710 gene encoding uncharacterized protein LOC141616710, which produces MATFYSNAFLKNLPSPKPHPTTTTTNPRPTRPKIRLRKRGQRLPIVRLGGGGDRKKSRRRGFFLTKLFRRARLKWLRLSMFKKLKQYYKSLIKDIMEASASVEAYQQRMVMESSLAVPGLGVSFSNFHGGSLRSPRSVFI; this is translated from the coding sequence ATGGCTACATTTTACTCCAATGCCTTCCTAAAAAACCTCCCTTCACCAAAACCCCACcctaccaccacaaccaccaaccCACGTCCAACCCGACCGAAGATCCGTCTCAGAAAGCGAGGCCAACGACTTCCCATAGTCCGCCTAGGAGGAGGCGGGGATAGGAAGAAGTCTCGCAGACGAGGCTTCTTCCTAACTAAACTCTTTAGAAGAGCCCGGCTTAAATGGCTAAGACTGAGTATGTTCAAGAAACTTAAGCAATATTATAAATCATTAATTAAGGATATAATGGAAGCAAGTGCATCTGTAGAAGCTTATCAACAAAGAATGGTTATGGAATCTTCATTAGCTGTTCCTGGCTTAGGTGTTTCTTTCTCTAATTTCCATGGTGGTTCTCTAAGAAGTCCTAGATCAGTTTTTATTTGA